From Tautonia marina, the proteins below share one genomic window:
- a CDS encoding DUF1501 domain-containing protein, whose product MNHLWPRVWNRRQMLRNTAAGFGSVALAALLAEQSRGDGATASNPLAPKAPHFAPKAKRIIFLFMKGGPSHLDTFDPKPMLQRDDGKPLPFAKPRVQFAETGALLASPWKFRRYGESGIAVSELFPNVAQHVDDLCLIHSLHGTNAAHGGALLMLHTGSDTFVRPSMGSWITYGLGTENQNLPGFVTICPTLAHGGVRNWGSAFLPAAYQGTPLGNASVPSDQAQVRYIKNDRLTTEVQRTQLDLLAELNGDHLDVSGPDQALEARLDSFELAFRMQTEMPEVQNLAGESRATMQLYGMDDPVTADFGRQCLLARRLAERGVRFVQVTHSDTNVQWDQHSDLKGGHEKNAREVDRPIAGLLSDLKARGLLDDTLVLWGGEFGRTPTAQGKNGRDHNPEGFTMWLAGGGVKPGYRHGATDDYGYYAVEDKVHIHDLHATLLHLLGLNHEALTYRYAGRDFRLTDVAGRVVTEVMG is encoded by the coding sequence ATGAATCACCTGTGGCCCCGCGTTTGGAACCGCCGCCAGATGCTTCGTAACACCGCGGCGGGGTTCGGCTCCGTCGCCCTGGCGGCCTTACTGGCCGAGCAATCCCGAGGGGACGGAGCGACGGCCTCGAACCCGCTGGCGCCGAAGGCCCCCCATTTCGCGCCGAAGGCGAAGCGGATCATCTTTCTGTTCATGAAGGGTGGGCCGTCGCACCTCGACACCTTCGACCCGAAGCCGATGCTCCAGCGCGACGACGGCAAGCCCCTGCCCTTTGCCAAGCCTCGCGTCCAGTTTGCCGAGACGGGGGCCTTGCTGGCCTCTCCCTGGAAATTCCGCCGCTACGGCGAGAGTGGGATCGCCGTCAGCGAGCTGTTCCCGAACGTGGCGCAGCACGTCGATGACCTCTGCCTGATCCACTCGTTGCACGGCACGAACGCGGCGCACGGCGGGGCGCTCTTGATGCTGCACACCGGCAGCGACACGTTTGTTCGGCCGAGCATGGGCTCGTGGATCACCTACGGGCTGGGGACCGAGAACCAGAATCTTCCCGGCTTTGTCACCATCTGTCCGACCCTGGCCCACGGTGGCGTGCGCAACTGGGGCTCGGCCTTCCTGCCGGCCGCCTATCAAGGCACCCCGCTCGGCAACGCGAGCGTGCCGTCGGATCAGGCGCAGGTGCGTTACATCAAGAACGACCGATTAACCACCGAGGTGCAACGGACGCAGCTCGACCTGCTGGCGGAGCTGAACGGCGATCACCTCGACGTCTCGGGACCGGACCAGGCGCTCGAAGCCCGGCTCGATTCGTTCGAGCTGGCCTTCCGGATGCAAACCGAGATGCCCGAGGTCCAGAACCTGGCCGGCGAGTCTCGGGCGACGATGCAACTGTATGGCATGGACGACCCGGTGACGGCCGATTTCGGCCGCCAGTGCCTGCTGGCCCGCCGACTCGCCGAGCGCGGGGTGCGGTTTGTGCAGGTGACGCACAGCGACACGAACGTGCAGTGGGATCAGCATAGCGATTTGAAGGGCGGCCACGAAAAGAACGCCCGCGAGGTCGATCGGCCGATCGCCGGCTTGCTGAGCGACCTGAAGGCCCGCGGCCTGCTCGACGACACGCTCGTGCTCTGGGGAGGCGAGTTCGGCCGCACCCCGACCGCTCAGGGGAAGAACGGCCGCGACCACAACCCCGAAGGCTTTACGATGTGGCTGGCCGGCGGAGGCGTCAAACCGGGCTACCGGCACGGTGCCACCGATGATTACGGGTATTACGCCGTCGAGGACAAGGTCCACATCCACGACCTACACGCGACCTTGCTGCACCTGCTCGGCCTGAACCACGAGGCCCTGACCTACCGCTACGCCGGTCGAGACTTCCGTCTGACCGACGTGGCGGGGCGGGTGGTGACGGAGGTCATGGGCTGA
- a CDS encoding RidA family protein produces MNPQDNAESLGLTFTKQEPGYLALVVRSGNLLITSGHVSDIKGKLGAGLSVDEGKAAARECAVKILNSVWNAHGTLNGLRVLKVLGCVNSTLEFHEQHLVINGCSDLLHEIFGKDGDGYHARSALGFAQLPTGVAVEVEAIFEIKDA; encoded by the coding sequence ATGAACCCTCAAGACAACGCAGAATCGCTCGGACTGACCTTCACCAAGCAAGAGCCCGGCTACCTGGCCCTGGTCGTGCGCAGCGGAAATTTGCTCATCACCTCCGGACACGTCAGCGACATCAAGGGCAAGCTCGGGGCCGGTCTCTCGGTCGACGAGGGGAAGGCTGCGGCCCGCGAGTGCGCCGTCAAGATCCTCAATTCGGTCTGGAACGCCCACGGCACCCTCAACGGCTTGCGGGTCCTCAAGGTCCTCGGCTGCGTCAACTCGACGCTCGAATTTCACGAGCAACATCTCGTCATCAACGGTTGCAGCGACCTTTTGCACGAGATTTTCGGGAAGGATGGCGACGGCTACCACGCCCGCAGCGCCCTCGGCTTCGCCCAGCTCCCGACCGGGGTGGCCGTCGAGGTTGAGGCGATCTTCGAGATCAAGGACGCCTGA
- a CDS encoding mandelate racemase/muconate lactonizing enzyme family protein: protein MPRASSIPPGLLDRRRFLGASGLALAATLAGSGPRAWARSRAKGTDFRVEKVDRTTVRLPFRETPGRALAREIPHWDHFEIVEVTLGSGHVGFGESMLYYSWGVTDDEDIARVQGKNAASLMWDDSLGSGLQQALFDAVARGLDVPLHRLLGEQSHDTTPVAWWNIDIPPSDWVSECQEAYAQGYRAMKTKGRPWFDIWACADAVRDTIPKDFTIGVDFNDTLLTAEQGLPILKELEQTPQIGFFETPIPQSDVAGNVRIRNEIETPIALHYGTPRPAVVIKEGVCDGFVVGGGASRLVDTNAVAATADMPFWLQLVGSDITAAWSLHCGAVLSHATWPAVNCHQLFASRLLTAPILLTEGYAPIPTGPGLGFELDRDALDRYRIEKPAERPDPPRLIETTWPDGRRLYTANTGRVNFMLNAANKGQIPYFERGVDSRLVPDDGSDAWRRRYQRARSEGPFLER, encoded by the coding sequence ATGCCCCGCGCTTCATCGATTCCCCCCGGCCTTCTCGACCGCCGCCGCTTCCTTGGTGCCTCCGGCCTGGCGCTGGCGGCCACGCTCGCCGGTTCCGGCCCCCGGGCCTGGGCGCGATCCCGGGCGAAGGGGACCGACTTCCGGGTCGAGAAGGTCGACCGCACCACCGTCCGCCTCCCCTTCCGCGAGACCCCCGGCCGCGCCCTGGCCCGCGAGATCCCCCACTGGGACCACTTCGAGATCGTCGAGGTCACGCTCGGCTCCGGCCACGTCGGCTTCGGCGAGTCGATGCTCTATTACTCCTGGGGCGTCACCGACGACGAGGACATCGCCCGGGTGCAGGGGAAGAATGCCGCCTCGTTGATGTGGGACGACTCCCTCGGCTCCGGCCTGCAACAGGCCCTCTTCGACGCCGTCGCCCGAGGGCTGGACGTTCCCCTGCACCGCCTGCTCGGCGAGCAATCCCACGACACCACCCCCGTCGCCTGGTGGAACATCGACATTCCCCCGAGCGACTGGGTCAGCGAGTGCCAGGAGGCGTACGCTCAGGGCTACCGGGCGATGAAGACCAAAGGGCGCCCCTGGTTCGACATCTGGGCCTGCGCCGACGCGGTCCGGGACACGATTCCCAAGGACTTCACGATCGGCGTCGACTTCAACGACACCCTGCTCACCGCGGAACAGGGCCTCCCGATCCTCAAGGAGCTGGAGCAGACCCCCCAGATCGGCTTCTTCGAGACCCCCATCCCCCAGTCCGACGTCGCGGGGAACGTCCGGATCCGCAACGAGATTGAAACCCCGATCGCCCTGCACTACGGCACCCCTCGGCCCGCCGTCGTCATCAAGGAAGGCGTCTGCGACGGCTTCGTCGTCGGCGGCGGGGCCAGCCGGCTGGTCGACACCAACGCCGTGGCCGCCACGGCCGACATGCCCTTCTGGCTCCAGCTCGTCGGCTCCGACATCACCGCCGCCTGGTCCCTGCACTGCGGCGCCGTGCTCAGCCACGCCACCTGGCCGGCGGTCAACTGCCACCAGCTCTTCGCCTCCCGACTGCTGACCGCGCCGATCCTCCTCACCGAAGGGTACGCTCCCATCCCGACCGGCCCCGGCCTCGGCTTCGAGCTTGACCGCGACGCCCTGGACCGATACCGGATCGAGAAGCCCGCCGAGCGTCCCGACCCCCCCCGCCTCATCGAGACCACCTGGCCCGACGGCCGACGCCTCTACACCGCCAACACCGGCCGGGTGAACTTCATGCTCAACGCCGCCAACAAGGGCCAGATCCCCTACTTCGAGCGCGGCGTCGATTCTCGACTCGTCCCCGACGACGGCTCCGACGCCTGGCGCCGCCGCTACCAGCGGGCCCGATCCGAGGGGCCCTTCCTCGAACGCTGA
- a CDS encoding SMP-30/gluconolactonase/LRE family protein codes for MDGRIPRRLAIGAVLLLGAVGHAPDEAAPLTKPGAFTPGIEGPNCDAAGTIYAVNFAEQGTIGWVTPEGHGEVFVRLPGESVGNGIVFDAKGQMFVADYVGHNVLRVDPESRAVTVFAHEPRMNQPNDLAIAPDGTLYASDPNWSESTGQIWKIASSGTVDRVAGDLGTTNGIEVSPDGKWLYVNESVQRNVWKFPILADGSLGEKQLIRQFSDFGFDGMRCDVDGNLAITRHGKGTVILMTPDGAILREIDVLGKYPTNLCFGGPDGKTVYVTEVEHTRLVSFRVETPGLAWQRHQSR; via the coding sequence ATGGATGGTCGAATCCCACGGAGGCTGGCGATCGGTGCCGTGCTATTGCTCGGTGCCGTCGGGCACGCCCCGGACGAAGCGGCTCCGTTGACCAAGCCGGGAGCCTTCACGCCCGGCATCGAGGGGCCAAACTGCGACGCAGCCGGCACCATCTACGCCGTCAATTTTGCCGAGCAAGGAACGATCGGGTGGGTCACTCCCGAGGGCCACGGCGAGGTCTTCGTCCGGCTTCCGGGCGAAAGTGTCGGCAACGGCATCGTCTTCGATGCGAAGGGACAGATGTTCGTGGCCGATTACGTCGGGCACAACGTCTTGCGCGTCGATCCCGAGTCCCGCGCGGTCACCGTCTTCGCCCACGAACCGCGCATGAACCAGCCGAACGACCTGGCCATCGCCCCCGATGGCACCCTCTACGCGAGCGATCCGAACTGGTCCGAAAGCACCGGGCAGATCTGGAAAATTGCCTCCTCAGGCACCGTCGATCGCGTGGCCGGCGACCTGGGAACGACCAACGGGATCGAGGTCAGCCCGGATGGGAAATGGCTGTACGTCAACGAATCCGTGCAACGAAATGTCTGGAAGTTTCCCATTCTCGCCGATGGGTCGCTGGGTGAGAAACAGCTTATCCGACAATTTTCCGACTTCGGTTTTGACGGCATGCGCTGTGATGTGGACGGAAACCTCGCCATCACGCGACATGGCAAGGGGACCGTCATCCTCATGACGCCCGACGGCGCGATCCTCCGGGAAATCGACGTCCTGGGCAAGTACCCCACGAACCTCTGCTTCGGTGGTCCCGACGGCAAGACCGTCTACGTCACCGAGGTCGAACACACGCGGCTGGTCTCGTTCCGCGTCGAAACGCCGGGCCTGGCCTGGCAACGCCATCAATCGCGGTAA
- a CDS encoding DUF1501 domain-containing protein, whose protein sequence is MLSISGPGGRYCDGVSRRGFLKLGSLAFGGLSLPQILRAEQTSGVKSSEKAIIMIVLPGGPPHLDMFDLKPEAPAEIRGEFSPIATSVPGIAITELMPRLAASMDRFAVIRTLVGGRDDHNLHQCLTGWESHPQQGDSREIPGYPDGGWPSIGAVLSAIRGPSDPAVPPFLSLAPPNTESTTRASLNQGGYLGARHAGFEPFKKAGDEINLSGVDLNRLADRRALLGSLDRFRSDLDQARAVASFDAYTTQAFDLLTSSTVAEALDLSREDPRTLARYGVPLGGEPEHGGPKLLENLVVARRLVEAGVRCVTLAFSPWPLERESRGGFNWDWHFDNFTKARVALPMLDQGITALVEDLEARGRLEDVSIVVWGEFGRTPRINKDAGRDHWPHVGNCLLAGGGLRTGQVIGRTDRFGERPVERPVHFREVFATLYHSLGIHASDTFLRDRSGRPIALVDDREPIRELI, encoded by the coding sequence ATGCTCTCGATCAGTGGACCGGGCGGGCGATACTGCGACGGTGTGTCGCGGCGGGGTTTTTTGAAGCTGGGAAGTCTGGCCTTTGGCGGGCTCTCACTGCCGCAGATCCTTCGGGCCGAGCAGACCTCGGGGGTGAAATCCTCGGAGAAGGCGATCATCATGATCGTCCTGCCCGGTGGGCCGCCGCACCTCGATATGTTCGACCTGAAGCCGGAGGCCCCGGCCGAGATCCGGGGGGAGTTCTCGCCAATCGCCACGAGCGTGCCGGGGATCGCGATCACCGAGCTGATGCCGCGGCTCGCGGCCTCAATGGACCGCTTCGCCGTGATCCGGACCCTCGTCGGCGGACGCGACGACCACAACCTGCACCAGTGCCTGACCGGCTGGGAAAGTCACCCCCAACAGGGGGATTCTCGGGAGATCCCCGGCTATCCCGACGGCGGCTGGCCGTCGATCGGCGCCGTGCTGTCGGCGATCCGAGGGCCGAGCGATCCGGCCGTGCCCCCCTTTCTCAGCCTCGCGCCCCCGAACACGGAATCGACGACCCGGGCCTCGCTCAATCAAGGGGGCTATCTCGGGGCCCGGCACGCCGGGTTCGAGCCGTTCAAGAAGGCCGGTGATGAGATCAATCTTTCAGGCGTGGACCTGAATCGCCTGGCCGATCGCCGGGCCTTGCTCGGGAGCCTCGACCGCTTCCGAAGTGACCTCGATCAGGCTCGGGCCGTGGCCTCGTTCGACGCCTACACGACGCAGGCGTTTGATTTACTCACCTCCAGCACGGTGGCCGAGGCACTCGATCTGTCCCGAGAAGATCCGCGGACCCTGGCCCGCTACGGCGTGCCACTCGGCGGGGAACCGGAACACGGCGGCCCGAAACTGCTGGAGAATCTGGTCGTGGCCCGTCGGCTGGTCGAGGCCGGGGTGCGTTGCGTGACGTTGGCGTTCAGTCCCTGGCCCCTGGAACGGGAGAGCCGAGGGGGCTTCAACTGGGACTGGCATTTCGATAACTTCACCAAAGCCAGGGTCGCCCTGCCGATGCTCGACCAGGGGATCACCGCGTTGGTCGAGGACCTGGAGGCCCGCGGGCGCTTGGAGGACGTCTCGATCGTCGTCTGGGGAGAGTTCGGCCGAACCCCCCGGATCAACAAGGACGCCGGGCGCGACCACTGGCCTCATGTTGGCAACTGCCTGCTCGCCGGCGGCGGGCTGAGGACCGGTCAGGTCATCGGCCGGACCGACCGCTTCGGCGAACGCCCGGTCGAGCGTCCCGTCCACTTCCGCGAGGTCTTCGCCACGCTCTACCACTCCCTCGGCATCCACGCCTCGGACACCTTTCTGCGCGACCGCAGCGGCCGGCCGATCGCGCTGGTCGACGACCGGGAGCCGATCCGGGAGCTGATCTGA
- a CDS encoding alpha/beta hydrolase family protein has product MSRTFRPIGRASLALALCFATLPLIARGAEDDSPSTITPELIAQLRVVTQVAAAPDGEQIAYVLAVPRDLKQEKDGPAWTELHLVDRDGRSRPYVSGEVNVSQVAWTPDGSGISFLAKRGSDEHPSLYVIPVDGGEARRVLTHKEAIASYSWSPDGDRVAFLASESMADDQKKLQDQGFNQRVFEEEWRPVRVLIATIGDDADDPKPLELDGSASELSWSPDGAHLAVALAPTPGVDDGFMKRKVHVVDAESGEVVRAFDNPGKLGPVRWSPEGTRLALISAADLNDPSPGRVLVASIDDGELTELAPGHEGQFEDLTWLDETTLLALSSEGVQTTLRKLSVDDPSQSEVVVEGPVILNALHHPHGSETIALVGETPRHPAEVYRMAPSASEPERVTHHNTVLDDLKFADQEVITYTARDGLELEGILIHPLEREEGARSPLILYVHGGPEAHDRNGWLTSYAQPGQLAASRGFAVFYPNYRGSTGRGVAFSKLGQADAAGKEFDDLVDAIDHFDQSGLIDPEKVGITGGSYGGYASAWGATYYSDRFAAAVMFVGISDKIAKSGTTDIPEEEYLVHARKRPWDDWEFFLDRSPIHHVTKAQTPILILHGEEDPRVHPAQSLELYRYLKLVDQAPVRLILYPGEGHGNRRAASRYDYNLRMIRWMEHYLQGEGGAPPPLQVEYEVLKDASDS; this is encoded by the coding sequence ATGAGCCGAACCTTCCGACCCATCGGCCGGGCGAGCCTCGCCCTGGCCCTCTGCTTCGCAACACTCCCCCTGATTGCCCGAGGGGCCGAGGACGACTCCCCCTCGACGATCACCCCCGAGCTGATCGCCCAGCTCCGGGTCGTGACGCAGGTGGCTGCCGCTCCTGACGGCGAGCAGATCGCCTACGTGCTGGCCGTTCCTCGTGACCTGAAACAGGAGAAGGATGGACCGGCCTGGACCGAGTTGCATCTGGTCGATCGCGACGGCCGAAGCCGCCCCTACGTCTCCGGCGAGGTGAACGTCTCGCAGGTGGCTTGGACTCCTGACGGCTCCGGGATTTCCTTCCTGGCCAAACGCGGCAGCGATGAGCACCCAAGCCTCTACGTCATCCCCGTCGATGGCGGCGAGGCCCGCCGCGTCCTCACGCACAAGGAGGCGATTGCCTCCTACTCCTGGAGCCCCGACGGCGACCGCGTCGCCTTCCTGGCCAGCGAGTCGATGGCCGACGATCAGAAAAAGCTCCAGGATCAGGGGTTCAATCAGCGCGTCTTTGAGGAGGAGTGGCGGCCCGTCCGCGTCCTGATCGCCACCATCGGTGACGACGCCGATGACCCGAAGCCCCTGGAGCTGGACGGCTCGGCTTCCGAGCTCTCCTGGAGCCCCGACGGCGCCCACTTGGCCGTCGCCCTCGCACCGACCCCCGGCGTCGACGACGGCTTCATGAAGCGCAAGGTCCACGTCGTCGACGCCGAGTCGGGCGAGGTCGTCCGGGCGTTCGACAATCCCGGCAAGCTCGGCCCGGTCCGGTGGAGCCCCGAGGGGACCCGGCTGGCCCTGATCTCGGCCGCCGACCTGAACGACCCGTCCCCCGGCCGCGTGCTCGTCGCGTCGATCGACGACGGGGAACTGACCGAGCTGGCCCCGGGACACGAAGGGCAGTTTGAAGACCTCACCTGGCTGGATGAAACCACCCTCCTGGCCCTCAGCTCCGAAGGGGTGCAGACGACCCTCCGAAAACTCTCGGTCGACGACCCGTCCCAGAGTGAGGTCGTGGTCGAAGGCCCGGTGATCCTCAACGCCCTTCACCACCCGCACGGCTCCGAGACGATCGCCCTGGTGGGCGAAACTCCCCGGCACCCGGCCGAGGTCTACCGCATGGCCCCGTCCGCCTCGGAGCCCGAGCGCGTCACCCACCACAACACCGTCCTCGACGATCTCAAATTCGCCGATCAAGAGGTCATCACTTATACCGCCCGTGACGGTCTGGAGCTTGAAGGGATCCTGATCCACCCGCTCGAGCGCGAGGAAGGGGCCCGATCCCCCCTCATTCTCTACGTCCACGGCGGCCCCGAGGCGCACGACCGCAACGGCTGGCTGACCAGCTATGCCCAGCCCGGCCAGCTCGCCGCGAGCCGGGGGTTCGCCGTCTTCTACCCGAACTACCGGGGCAGCACCGGCCGCGGCGTCGCCTTCTCGAAGCTCGGCCAGGCCGACGCCGCCGGCAAGGAGTTCGACGACCTGGTCGACGCCATCGACCACTTCGACCAGTCCGGCCTGATCGACCCCGAAAAGGTCGGGATTACCGGCGGATCGTACGGCGGCTATGCCTCGGCCTGGGGAGCCACCTACTATTCCGATCGCTTCGCCGCCGCCGTGATGTTCGTCGGCATCTCCGACAAGATCGCCAAGTCGGGCACCACGGATATCCCCGAGGAAGAATATCTTGTTCACGCCCGCAAGCGTCCCTGGGACGACTGGGAGTTCTTCCTCGATCGCAGCCCGATCCACCACGTCACCAAGGCCCAGACCCCGATCCTCATTCTCCACGGCGAGGAGGACCCCCGCGTTCACCCGGCGCAGTCGCTGGAGCTGTACCGCTACCTGAAGCTCGTCGATCAGGCTCCCGTGCGGCTGATCCTCTATCCCGGAGAAGGGCACGGAAACCGTCGGGCCGCCTCGCGCTATGACTACAACCTGCGGATGATCCGCTGGATGGAGCACTACCTCCAGGGCGAGGGGGGCGCCCCGCCCCCCTTGCAGGTGGAGTACGAGGTCCTCAAGGACGCATCGGACTCGTGA
- a CDS encoding PSD1 and planctomycete cytochrome C domain-containing protein: MNGHRDAQGRRFGSGFRRSGGIGVVGLLAALLVLLPHSAARADEPQTSPEGVAFFETHVRPVLVEHCYSCHSEGASRIRGGLVLDTKAGWEIGGDLGPSVVPGDPENSLLIEAVRYEDVLLKMPPEGKLSDQQIERLVQWVEMGAPDPRVGDGAMPSEAAKVKDWADPKEVDLWSFQPPSDPEVPSVADPSWPKSDLDHFLLSELEAQGLSPAPPADRRTLIRRATFDLTGLPPTPEEVEAFLADESPEAFDRVVDRLLASPAYGERWGRHWLDVARYADSNGSDENVAHGNAWRYRDYVVEAFNSDRPYDRFVVEQLAGDLLPEPEDPEESHNQLIATGFLSLGPKVLAEPDQQKMEMDIIDEQLDTLGRTFLGLTIGCARCHDHKFDPISAADYYALAGIFKSTRTMDSFKTVARWHEHEIPTAEDLARKAEHDQQVAEAEEAIRQLTESANAALIADGGDGFELPEKPETLYPEDTKAELKRLQEALKTLKDAPPELPSAMGVTEGETVTDLAIHIRGSHLTLGEVVPRRVPTALTSFGSPEFNDSSSGRLQLARWIVEEDHPLTARVMVNRIWRWHFGTGIVASTDNFGVLGDQPTHGPLLDWLAHRFVEDGWSIKAMHRRIMGSSTYQMSSAFNPKAAAIDPENRLLWRMPVRRLEAEAIRDALLAVGGRLDRQVGGSLLTVENRGYFFNHTSKDLTNYDTNRRSLYLPIVRNHLYDVFQLFDASDASVPVGDRQSTTVAPQALFLMNSDLVLQVASDLAADLLDHQDWDDAARIASLYERAYARPPSDEESARALAAIERLAEAWQSDGNARDEEALRRESWTALCQVILAANEFVYIR; the protein is encoded by the coding sequence ATGAATGGTCATCGAGACGCCCAGGGGCGGAGGTTCGGGAGCGGTTTCCGGCGATCCGGGGGGATCGGGGTGGTGGGATTGCTCGCGGCGCTGCTTGTGCTACTCCCGCACTCGGCCGCCCGAGCCGATGAGCCGCAAACCTCACCGGAGGGGGTGGCGTTCTTCGAGACGCACGTGCGCCCGGTGCTGGTGGAGCATTGCTACTCGTGCCATTCCGAGGGGGCGTCTCGGATTCGAGGGGGCCTGGTGCTCGACACCAAGGCCGGCTGGGAGATCGGTGGCGACCTGGGGCCGTCGGTCGTGCCGGGAGATCCGGAGAACAGCCTGTTGATCGAGGCCGTGCGTTATGAGGACGTGCTGCTGAAGATGCCCCCCGAGGGGAAGCTGTCGGATCAGCAGATCGAGCGGTTGGTGCAATGGGTCGAGATGGGAGCGCCGGACCCGAGAGTCGGCGACGGCGCGATGCCGAGCGAGGCGGCGAAGGTCAAGGATTGGGCCGATCCGAAGGAGGTGGACCTCTGGTCGTTCCAGCCGCCGAGCGACCCGGAGGTGCCGAGTGTGGCGGACCCGTCGTGGCCGAAGTCGGACCTGGATCATTTCCTATTGAGCGAACTGGAGGCCCAGGGGCTCTCCCCTGCCCCGCCGGCCGATCGGCGGACCTTGATCCGTCGGGCCACCTTCGACCTGACGGGATTGCCGCCGACTCCGGAGGAGGTGGAGGCGTTCCTGGCCGATGAATCGCCCGAGGCGTTTGATCGGGTCGTGGATCGGTTGCTGGCGTCGCCGGCCTATGGCGAGCGCTGGGGACGGCACTGGCTGGATGTGGCCCGCTATGCCGACTCGAACGGCTCGGACGAGAACGTGGCGCACGGCAACGCCTGGCGGTATCGCGATTACGTGGTCGAGGCGTTCAACTCGGATCGGCCGTACGATCGCTTCGTCGTCGAGCAACTGGCCGGTGACCTGCTGCCGGAGCCGGAGGACCCCGAGGAGTCCCACAACCAACTCATCGCCACCGGGTTCCTGTCGCTCGGGCCGAAGGTGCTGGCCGAGCCGGACCAGCAGAAGATGGAGATGGACATCATCGACGAGCAGCTCGACACGCTCGGCCGAACCTTCCTCGGCCTGACGATCGGCTGCGCCCGGTGCCACGACCACAAGTTCGACCCCATCTCCGCCGCCGATTACTACGCATTGGCCGGCATTTTCAAGAGCACCCGGACGATGGACTCGTTCAAGACCGTCGCCCGATGGCACGAGCACGAGATTCCGACGGCCGAGGACCTGGCGCGCAAGGCCGAGCATGACCAGCAGGTCGCCGAGGCCGAGGAGGCGATTCGCCAGCTGACCGAATCGGCCAACGCCGCCCTGATCGCCGATGGGGGAGACGGGTTCGAGCTTCCCGAAAAACCGGAGACCCTGTATCCGGAAGACACGAAGGCGGAACTCAAGCGGCTTCAGGAGGCCTTGAAGACGCTCAAGGACGCTCCTCCCGAGCTTCCCTCGGCCATGGGAGTGACCGAAGGGGAGACCGTGACCGACCTGGCCATCCACATCCGAGGCAGCCACCTGACGCTGGGCGAGGTCGTGCCGAGACGGGTGCCGACGGCCCTGACCAGCTTCGGCTCGCCCGAGTTCAACGATTCGAGCAGCGGACGCCTGCAACTGGCGCGCTGGATCGTCGAGGAGGACCATCCCCTGACCGCTCGCGTGATGGTCAACCGCATCTGGCGATGGCACTTCGGCACCGGGATCGTGGCCTCGACCGACAATTTCGGCGTGCTGGGAGACCAGCCGACGCATGGTCCGTTGCTCGACTGGCTGGCCCATCGGTTTGTCGAGGACGGCTGGTCGATCAAGGCGATGCATCGCCGGATCATGGGGTCGAGCACCTATCAGATGAGCAGCGCCTTCAACCCGAAGGCCGCGGCGATCGACCCTGAGAACCGCTTGCTCTGGCGCATGCCGGTGCGACGGCTGGAGGCCGAGGCGATTCGGGACGCCCTGCTCGCCGTCGGCGGCCGACTCGATCGGCAGGTGGGCGGCTCGCTCCTGACGGTCGAGAACCGCGGGTACTTCTTCAACCACACGTCGAAGGACCTGACGAACTACGACACGAACCGGCGATCGCTGTACTTGCCGATCGTGCGAAACCACCTGTACGACGTGTTTCAGCTTTTTGATGCGTCGGATGCCAGCGTTCCGGTCGGCGATCGGCAAAGCACGACGGTTGCTCCGCAGGCCCTGTTTCTCATGAACAGCGACCTGGTGCTTCAGGTGGCCTCGGACCTGGCGGCGGATCTCCTCGACCACCAGGATTGGGACGATGCGGCACGCATCGCCTCGCTCTACGAGCGGGCCTACGCTCGTCCCCCTTCGGACGAGGAATCGGCTCGGGCCCTCGCGGCGATCGAGCGATTGGCCGAGGCCTGGCAATCGGATGGGAACGCGAGGGATGAGGAGGCCCTGCGGCGGGAATCGTGGACGGCACTCTGTCAGGTGATTCTGGCGGCAAACGAATTTGTGTACATTCGATGA